Proteins from a genomic interval of Orbaceae bacterium lpD02:
- a CDS encoding ABC transporter permease subunit: MLMRLNSLSRFALLFVGLFFCLVCIQGIVNILIQQSFSFFDLRNYIVAILIGLFITLIIDAILRKTATQIILLIVFSFLYIPMVVLIVYSFNASSSVGVWGGFSIKWYGSLIHNKELLTAVSYSLLIGVVSATGAVILGTLASFVLVRFKRFKGSKVFSFIASAPLVMPDVITGLALLLLFASIRSIFGWPNTGILTICIAHITFCTAYVIVVVSGRLRELDQSIEEAAQDLGAAPLKVFFIITLPMILPSLVSGWLLAFTLSLDDYVISNFVRGDIQTLPIVVWGYIKYINPDMNALASIIILIVAIIGFIAWLLMRRAEERKLREMRMANH; encoded by the coding sequence ATGTTAATGCGATTAAACTCACTTTCCCGCTTTGCCTTATTATTTGTTGGCTTATTTTTTTGTTTGGTTTGCATACAAGGAATAGTGAATATTCTTATTCAGCAATCTTTTAGCTTTTTTGATTTACGTAATTATATAGTGGCTATTTTGATTGGTTTATTTATAACGCTAATTATTGATGCGATTTTAAGAAAGACTGCTACACAAATTATTTTATTAATTGTTTTTTCATTTTTATATATACCAATGGTCGTCTTAATTGTTTATTCGTTTAATGCGTCTTCATCAGTTGGAGTATGGGGTGGATTTTCTATAAAATGGTATGGTAGCTTGATTCATAACAAAGAATTATTAACTGCCGTCAGCTATAGCCTGTTAATTGGCGTTGTATCCGCAACAGGGGCGGTGATACTCGGTACTTTAGCTTCGTTCGTATTGGTTAGATTTAAACGATTTAAAGGCTCTAAAGTATTCTCATTTATAGCCAGTGCTCCCTTGGTCATGCCTGATGTTATTACGGGTTTAGCCTTACTGCTCTTATTTGCAAGCATTCGTAGTATCTTTGGTTGGCCTAATACTGGGATCTTAACCATCTGTATTGCGCACATAACTTTTTGTACTGCTTATGTCATTGTTGTCGTGAGCGGCCGATTACGGGAGTTGGATCAATCGATTGAAGAAGCCGCACAAGATTTAGGTGCAGCCCCCTTAAAGGTCTTTTTTATCATAACCTTACCGATGATTCTGCCTTCATTGGTATCGGGTTGGCTACTGGCCTTTACTTTATCACTGGATGATTATGTTATTTCAAACTTTGTCAGGGGCGACATCCAAACCCTTCCAATAGTGGTATGGGGATATATTAAATATATTAATCCAGATATGAACGCGCTAGCATCAATTATTATTCTCATCGTTGCTATTATCGGATTTATTGCTTGGTTATTAATGAGGCGAGCAGAAGAGCGTAAATTACGAGAGATGCGAATGGCTAACCATTAG
- a CDS encoding ABC transporter permease subunit: MSINVKKRAFLMRIKALKQAFSTGKNYVIGIPYAWMLVFFLLPFLVILKYSFVERFGRRLGEFTNIINFDSDKLIFTLNFHLGNYNKLISFSEFSDSVTSLWDVINSNLYWLSYIESLKIAMIATIICLLVAYPFAWAVSRCQNATRNLLLLLIVLPSWTAFLIRIYAWQSILNNNTGLLNQSLIWLGVIDSPLTILNTEIAVYIGIVYCYLPFAILPIYASISKIDNTLVEASLDLGCKPLKTFFKVILPLTKSGVIAGGMLVFIPSLGEYVIPELLGGSNSLMIGKRLMDVFNSRANWPMASALAVVMLIILIMPILYFNKLQNKAGDNK; encoded by the coding sequence GTGTCAATCAATGTAAAAAAAAGAGCATTTTTAATGAGAATTAAAGCCCTCAAGCAGGCATTTTCAACAGGTAAAAATTATGTCATTGGTATTCCATATGCATGGATGCTGGTATTTTTCCTATTGCCGTTTTTAGTCATCTTAAAATATAGCTTTGTTGAACGGTTTGGTCGTCGTTTAGGTGAGTTTACTAATATTATTAATTTTGATAGCGACAAACTAATTTTCACGTTAAATTTTCATTTAGGCAACTATAATAAGCTAATTAGTTTTTCAGAATTTAGTGATTCAGTAACCAGCCTATGGGATGTCATTAATTCTAATTTGTACTGGCTATCGTACATTGAGTCATTAAAAATAGCGATGATAGCAACAATTATCTGTTTGCTTGTTGCCTATCCTTTTGCTTGGGCGGTTAGTCGCTGCCAAAATGCAACCCGTAATTTATTGTTATTGCTTATTGTGTTGCCTTCATGGACGGCTTTTCTTATTAGAATATACGCATGGCAATCGATTCTTAATAATAATACTGGCCTGCTCAATCAGTCATTAATCTGGTTAGGTGTGATTGACTCGCCATTAACGATTTTGAATACGGAAATTGCAGTCTATATTGGTATTGTTTATTGCTATTTACCATTCGCTATTTTACCTATTTATGCATCAATTAGTAAAATCGATAATACATTGGTTGAAGCCTCACTCGATTTGGGCTGCAAACCGCTCAAGACTTTTTTTAAAGTGATATTACCATTGACAAAAAGTGGCGTTATTGCAGGAGGAATGTTAGTGTTTATCCCATCCTTGGGGGAATATGTTATTCCTGAGCTATTAGGTGGTTCTAACAGTCTAATGATTGGTAAACGCTTGATGGATGTATTTAATTCAAGAGCTAATTGGCCGATGGCATCAGCACTTGCAGTGGTAATGTTAATTATTCTTATTATGCCTATTTTATATTTTAATAAGTTACAGAATAAAGCAGGAGATAATAAATAA
- the potG gene encoding putrescine ABC transporter ATP-binding subunit PotG, which yields MNIAKQTSNPNVAKKKLKTPLLEIKNLTKIFNEDYYAVDDLNLTIYDGEIFALLGASGSGKSTLLRMLAGFELPTSGHIILEGKDLSKVPPYQRPINMMFQSYALFPHMTVEENIAFGLKQDRLSRHEIKNRVDEMLSLVHMEQFTKRKPHQLSGGQRQRVALARSLAKRPKLLLLDEPMGALDKQLRERMQLEVVDILERVGATCVMVTHDQEEAMTMAGRIAIMNKGQFVQIGEPEELYEHPNSEYSAKFIGSVNIIDGMLHDTLENSLILLCPSLKYPMKVDYDSPAVEGVPVKIALRPEKIRVVTVLPDDKVNCAEGVVDDIAYLGDLSIYYVQLETGQIITAQLQNEDRYRKNMPTYGDRIFLEWDVDSCSVLAV from the coding sequence ATGAATATTGCAAAGCAAACAAGCAATCCTAATGTTGCAAAAAAGAAATTAAAGACACCATTACTGGAAATTAAAAATTTAACTAAAATTTTTAATGAAGATTATTATGCTGTTGATGATTTGAATTTAACTATTTATGACGGTGAAATATTTGCGCTGCTTGGCGCTTCAGGTAGTGGTAAATCGACGTTGCTTAGGATGCTTGCTGGATTTGAACTTCCTACATCAGGTCATATCATTTTAGAAGGTAAAGATCTTTCCAAAGTACCGCCTTACCAAAGACCTATTAATATGATGTTCCAGTCTTATGCTTTGTTTCCTCACATGACGGTTGAAGAGAATATTGCATTTGGTTTAAAGCAAGACAGATTAAGTCGTCATGAGATTAAAAATCGAGTTGATGAGATGTTATCACTTGTTCACATGGAGCAGTTTACCAAGCGCAAGCCTCACCAACTTTCTGGCGGACAACGCCAGCGTGTAGCTTTAGCTCGGAGCTTGGCAAAGCGACCTAAACTATTATTACTTGACGAACCTATGGGAGCATTAGACAAACAGCTTCGCGAACGCATGCAATTGGAAGTTGTCGATATTTTAGAGCGAGTTGGGGCAACTTGTGTCATGGTTACTCATGACCAAGAAGAAGCGATGACTATGGCTGGTCGAATTGCTATTATGAACAAAGGACAATTTGTGCAGATAGGTGAGCCAGAAGAGTTATATGAGCACCCTAACTCAGAGTACAGTGCTAAGTTTATAGGCTCAGTGAATATTATTGATGGAATGTTGCACGATACTTTAGAAAATAGCTTAATTCTACTCTGCCCATCATTAAAGTATCCAATGAAGGTTGACTATGATTCTCCTGCTGTAGAAGGCGTGCCTGTTAAAATTGCATTGCGTCCAGAAAAAATACGAGTGGTCACAGTATTACCTGATGATAAAGTGAACTGTGCCGAAGGTGTTGTCGATGATATTGCTTATTTAGGTGACTTATCTATCTATTATGTCCAATTAGAGACAGGGCAGATTATAACTGCACAACTACAAAATGAAGATCGTTATCGAAAAAATATGCCTACCTATGGAGATAGAATATTTCTCGAGTGGGATGTTGATAGTTGCTCCGTTTTAGCCGTTTGA
- a CDS encoding extracellular solute-binding protein, giving the protein MFAQRNKKSIIKSLAIATLASLFLVQFASAEQRTLGVYNWAGQIGKNTLSDFQKTTDIKVNYDVFDSNEALETKLIVGNTGFDVVSPSDSFLSRQIESDIYLPLDKSKLPNLKNLDPNLMKAMQMHDPDNTYAIPYVFMTTGIGYNVDMVKQRLGEDAPVDSWELVFNPKYADKLKDCGVAFLDAPTEILASALRYLGKDPNSENLADYDAAYNLLVKIRPDIRYFHSFRYIDDLANGNICVVLGWSGDVLQAKDRAQTANNKINIDYKIPKEGGLVFFDTFAIPKDSKNVAEAHEFLNFIMRPDIAAQVTNDVNFASANQAATAQFVKPEIRNNPAIYPEKEMMDKLFSLSLKPLEIEDKITDTWARFISAK; this is encoded by the coding sequence ATGTTTGCTCAACGTAATAAAAAATCAATAATCAAATCTTTAGCAATAGCTACTTTAGCTTCTCTATTTCTTGTCCAGTTTGCTAGCGCAGAGCAACGAACTCTTGGCGTGTATAATTGGGCAGGCCAAATTGGCAAAAATACACTCTCTGATTTTCAAAAAACCACAGACATTAAAGTTAATTACGATGTATTTGACTCTAATGAAGCTTTGGAAACAAAGCTTATTGTTGGTAATACTGGTTTTGATGTGGTATCCCCATCTGATAGTTTTTTATCAAGACAAATTGAATCGGATATTTATTTACCATTAGATAAGAGTAAACTACCTAACTTAAAAAATCTTGATCCTAATTTAATGAAAGCCATGCAAATGCATGACCCCGATAACACGTATGCTATTCCTTATGTTTTTATGACAACAGGTATTGGCTATAATGTTGACATGGTTAAGCAACGGCTAGGCGAAGATGCGCCAGTCGATAGTTGGGAATTAGTATTTAACCCTAAATATGCCGATAAACTTAAAGACTGTGGTGTGGCGTTTTTAGATGCACCAACTGAAATCTTAGCCAGTGCTCTTCGCTATTTAGGTAAAGATCCAAATAGCGAAAACCTAGCTGATTATGATGCAGCCTACAATTTACTTGTGAAAATTCGTCCTGATATTCGCTATTTTCATTCGTTTCGTTATATCGATGACTTAGCAAATGGTAATATTTGTGTTGTCTTAGGTTGGTCAGGCGATGTTTTACAGGCTAAAGATCGAGCTCAAACCGCAAATAATAAGATCAATATTGATTATAAAATTCCCAAAGAAGGCGGTTTAGTCTTTTTTGATACTTTTGCGATTCCAAAAGATTCTAAAAATGTTGCAGAAGCACATGAATTTTTGAATTTTATTATGCGCCCTGATATTGCTGCTCAAGTAACTAACGATGTAAACTTTGCTAGCGCAAATCAAGCCGCAACAGCGCAATTTGTTAAACCTGAAATTAGAAATAACCCAGCAATTTATCCAGAGAAAGAGATGATGGATAAATTATTTTCACTATCGTTAAAACCTCTTGAAATTGAAGATAAAATAACGGACACTTGGGCTAGATTTATTTCAGCAAAATAG
- a CDS encoding YbjN domain-containing protein, translating to MIIISELSTIAEWLRKLNVEFYQCDNCSALHLSYLQKIEGVHDAKVELIDDILIISIIAEIKASAIITLLGELSQINKSTFLTKVYLEVNDNAEPKMVFSYAMHVAEGLTFNQFSLSLASLEEEALQVISELYNCELLNNKNNLDDKPHFQVTNIFH from the coding sequence ATGATCATAATCTCTGAACTATCCACTATTGCCGAATGGCTTAGAAAATTAAATGTAGAATTTTATCAATGTGACAATTGTTCTGCGTTGCACCTTTCTTATCTACAGAAAATAGAAGGTGTGCATGATGCAAAAGTTGAATTAATTGATGATATTCTAATCATATCGATTATCGCTGAGATTAAAGCTTCAGCAATAATAACCTTATTGGGAGAGCTTAGTCAGATTAATAAAAGTACTTTTTTGACCAAAGTTTATCTAGAGGTTAACGATAATGCTGAGCCTAAAATGGTTTTTTCTTACGCTATGCATGTAGCTGAAGGCTTAACATTTAATCAATTTAGTCTTTCACTTGCGAGCTTAGAAGAGGAAGCGCTACAAGTTATCAGTGAACTATATAACTGTGAGCTATTGAATAATAAAAATAATTTAGATGATAAACCGCACTTTCAAGTCACAAATATATTTCATTAA
- a CDS encoding GrxA family glutaredoxin: protein MYAVIFGRPGCPYCVRAKELADKLSHERDDFSYRYVDIHAEGITKEDLSKSVGKPVETVPQIFIDEKPIGGCTDFEAYAKENLGLFKDQE from the coding sequence ATGTACGCAGTCATTTTTGGGCGACCTGGTTGTCCATATTGTGTCAGAGCAAAAGAGTTAGCTGATAAGTTGTCACACGAAAGAGATGATTTTTCATATCGTTATGTTGATATTCATGCTGAAGGGATCACAAAAGAAGATTTATCTAAAAGTGTAGGCAAACCAGTTGAAACCGTCCCTCAAATTTTTATTGATGAAAAGCCAATCGGTGGGTGCACTGATTTCGAAGCCTATGCTAAAGAAAATTTAGGCTTATTTAAAGATCAAGAGTAA
- the tsaB gene encoding tRNA (adenosine(37)-N6)-threonylcarbamoyltransferase complex dimerization subunit type 1 TsaB, whose amino-acid sequence MTNILAIDTSTEACSVALIFNNQVSSDFVISQRDHTKQILPMIDSLLKQANCSLSNIDAIAFAKGPGSFTGVRIGIGIAQGLALGLDKPLIAVSTLAVLAQGAHRIKGATKVIAAIDARMGEVYLGAYQITAPGNIQLIVEECVIKPERVSSYLAPFSFTENIAYYAGTGWSTYPNMLTGLKDGDCLLPKAEDMLIIAQQQYLDGNLIAVENVEATYLRNDVTWKKLPGR is encoded by the coding sequence ATGACCAATATATTAGCGATAGATACATCAACAGAAGCATGTTCTGTAGCATTGATATTTAATAATCAAGTGAGTAGTGACTTTGTTATTTCTCAGAGAGACCATACTAAACAAATCTTACCGATGATTGATAGTTTATTAAAACAAGCTAATTGTTCTTTATCAAACATTGATGCAATCGCTTTTGCTAAGGGGCCAGGTAGTTTTACCGGTGTTAGAATTGGTATTGGGATTGCTCAGGGCCTTGCTTTGGGATTAGACAAGCCACTGATTGCAGTGTCAACTTTGGCTGTACTTGCTCAAGGCGCGCATAGAATAAAAGGTGCAACTAAAGTTATTGCAGCCATTGATGCTCGTATGGGGGAGGTATATTTAGGTGCCTATCAAATTACAGCGCCTGGCAATATTCAACTAATCGTTGAAGAATGCGTTATTAAACCTGAACGCGTTTCAAGTTACTTAGCGCCTTTTTCTTTTACTGAAAATATTGCCTACTATGCTGGTACAGGTTGGAGTACCTATCCAAATATGTTAACAGGTCTAAAAGATGGTGATTGCTTATTACCCAAAGCGGAGGATATGCTCATAATTGCGCAACAGCAATACTTGGATGGTAATTTAATTGCTGTAGAAAATGTTGAGGCAACATATTTACGCAATGACGTTACATGGAAAAAATTACCAGGAAGGTAA
- a CDS encoding ATP-dependent DNA helicase — translation MVDDFAPNGLLAKVIKDFTPRDAQQKMAAEVRRAIEHNLPLVVEAGTGTGKTFAYLVPALRCGKKVIISTGSKNLQDQLYSKDLPIIKKALEFSGKIALLKGRSNYLCLERLAHNNGAGGELSKTMQVDLTRVKQWSIKTQDGDISRCSVVTENSPIWPILTSTNDSCLGSECPQFDDCYVVKARRRALNADIVVVNHHLFLADIVVKDTGFGELIPQADVLIFDEAHQFPDLACQYFGQQLDSRQLFDLAKEISLCYHTEFRDTAQLQKCADKLLKCTQDLRIAIGNISLKGNLRDLLHNSLVRAEIDYLKSALVFSQEVLQLNIGRSSTLDNCFERVNQYQTLLSRLLNLTVTGFSYWYECIGNHFSLAITPLSITDKFTELMAERKGAWIFTSATLSVNNNLDYFTKRLGLTQAASLILESPFDYANQTIFCVPRYIPSPNDKNIASKLVDILLPLIEANRGRCFFLCTSYMIMNELARLFKEKTLLPVLVQGETSKTELLEQFVDKGNALLVATSSFWEGIDMRGDVLSCVIIDKLPFTSPDEPLMKARIEDCLLQGGEPFNDIQIPEAVITLKQGVGRLIRHHQDRGAIIICDNRLVMRPYGAVFMNSLPPSPRTRSVDKVTDFLLTKK, via the coding sequence GTGGTTGATGACTTCGCTCCTAATGGTTTGCTGGCTAAGGTGATAAAAGATTTTACGCCTAGAGATGCTCAACAAAAAATGGCAGCAGAAGTTAGGCGCGCCATTGAGCATAACTTACCACTAGTTGTTGAGGCTGGTACGGGAACAGGTAAAACTTTTGCTTATTTAGTGCCTGCTTTACGTTGCGGTAAAAAAGTTATTATTTCAACGGGTTCAAAAAATCTTCAAGATCAACTTTATAGTAAAGATTTGCCTATTATCAAAAAGGCCTTAGAGTTTTCCGGTAAAATTGCGTTATTAAAAGGTCGTTCTAATTATCTTTGTTTGGAAAGGCTGGCTCATAATAATGGTGCTGGTGGCGAATTGTCTAAAACAATGCAAGTCGATTTAACTCGTGTGAAGCAATGGTCGATTAAAACCCAAGATGGGGATATCAGTCGTTGTTCTGTTGTAACAGAGAACAGTCCTATATGGCCTATTTTAACAAGCACCAATGATAGTTGCCTTGGAAGTGAGTGCCCTCAATTCGACGATTGTTATGTAGTTAAAGCAAGAAGGCGGGCACTTAATGCTGATATTGTTGTTGTTAATCACCATTTGTTTCTTGCTGATATCGTAGTGAAAGATACTGGGTTTGGCGAGTTAATTCCTCAGGCTGATGTATTAATTTTTGATGAAGCACACCAGTTTCCCGATTTAGCATGCCAATATTTTGGTCAACAATTAGATAGTCGTCAGCTCTTTGACTTAGCTAAAGAGATATCACTTTGCTACCATACGGAATTTCGCGACACTGCGCAGTTACAAAAATGTGCAGATAAATTACTCAAGTGCACTCAGGATTTACGTATTGCAATAGGTAATATTAGTCTTAAAGGTAATTTGAGGGATTTATTGCATAACTCATTAGTTAGGGCAGAGATTGACTATTTAAAAAGTGCGCTGGTTTTCAGCCAAGAGGTATTGCAATTAAATATTGGTCGCTCATCTACTCTAGACAACTGTTTTGAGCGAGTAAATCAATACCAAACATTATTATCGCGGCTATTAAATTTAACGGTAACAGGGTTTAGTTATTGGTATGAATGTATCGGTAATCATTTTAGCCTTGCAATAACCCCATTATCAATTACCGATAAGTTTACTGAGCTAATGGCAGAAAGAAAAGGGGCGTGGATTTTTACTTCAGCAACGCTATCAGTGAATAATAATTTAGATTATTTCACTAAACGTTTAGGATTAACGCAAGCAGCATCCTTAATTTTAGAAAGCCCATTTGATTATGCAAATCAAACTATATTTTGTGTGCCAAGATATATCCCATCGCCCAACGATAAAAATATTGCCAGTAAACTGGTTGACATATTATTACCATTGATAGAAGCCAACCGGGGGAGATGTTTCTTTTTATGCACGTCATATATGATTATGAATGAGCTTGCTAGACTATTTAAAGAGAAAACATTATTGCCAGTTTTAGTTCAAGGTGAAACGAGCAAAACAGAACTATTAGAACAGTTCGTTGACAAAGGTAATGCATTATTAGTCGCAACCAGTAGTTTTTGGGAGGGTATTGATATGCGTGGTGATGTTTTATCATGTGTTATTATCGACAAACTGCCTTTTACCTCGCCCGATGAACCTTTAATGAAAGCGCGGATTGAAGATTGTTTATTGCAAGGTGGTGAGCCATTTAATGATATACAGATCCCTGAAGCGGTGATAACCCTAAAGCAAGGGGTTGGGCGATTAATCCGTCATCATCAGGATCGGGGAGCAATTATTATCTGTGACAACCGGTTAGTCATGAGACCTTATGGTGCTGTCTTTATGAATAGCTTGCCTCCTTCACCAAGAACTCGAAGTGTCGATAAAGTCACGGATTTTCTTTTAACAAAGAAGTAA
- a CDS encoding IS3 family transposase (programmed frameshift) has protein sequence MKKMTFTDNQILNILKQAENGVPVPELCREHGMATSTFYKWRAKYGGMDASLMARMKELEDENRRLKKMYAEERLKAEVIQEAMGKKVVKASERKMLAKEVVKQNRMAVSQACRTFCVSETCYRYEPILITENQIIAEHLIELTERQRNWGFGLCFLYLRNVKGHTWNHKRVYRIYCELSLNLRIKPRKRLKREKPEPLSTPKNMNECWSMDFMHDQLADGRCCRLFNVIDDFNREGLTIDVDFSLPAARVIRSLNQIIEWRGKPKSIRCDNGPEYISYQLASWAKKNKITLCFIQPGNPQQNAYIERFNRTVRYDWLSHYIYRDITELQDKATRWLWTYNHERPNMGIGGITPIQKLKLIQLQNSTPSFH, from the exons ATGAAAAAAATGACTTTCACAGACAATCAAATACTCAATATATTAAAACAAGCCGAAAATGGTGTTCCCGTACCCGAATTATGCCGAGAGCATGGAATGGCTACTTCAACATTCTATAAATGGCGAGCGAAATACGGTGGCATGGATGCATCGTTAATGGCTAGAATGAAAGAGCTAGAAGATGAAAATCGTCGGCTCAAAAAAATGTATGCAGAAGAACGTCTTAAAGCAGAAGTGATACAGGAGGCAATGG GCAAAAAAGTGGTAAAGGCTTCTGAGCGAAAAATGTTAGCTAAAGAGGTCGTCAAACAAAATAGAATGGCGGTTTCACAAGCCTGTCGAACATTTTGTGTTAGTGAAACCTGTTATCGTTATGAACCTATATTAATAACCGAAAACCAAATCATTGCTGAGCATTTAATTGAATTAACAGAGCGACAACGAAATTGGGGATTTGGTTTGTGTTTTTTATATTTACGCAATGTGAAAGGTCATACTTGGAATCATAAACGGGTTTATCGCATTTACTGTGAATTATCGCTTAACTTACGCATCAAACCTCGTAAGCGTTTAAAAAGAGAAAAGCCGGAGCCCTTATCGACACCTAAAAATATGAACGAATGTTGGTCAATGGATTTTATGCATGACCAGTTAGCTGATGGCAGGTGTTGTCGCCTGTTTAATGTCATTGATGATTTTAACCGAGAAGGCTTAACAATTGATGTTGATTTTTCGTTACCAGCAGCGCGTGTCATTAGGTCGTTAAATCAAATTATCGAATGGAGAGGAAAGCCGAAATCGATTCGCTGTGATAATGGGCCTGAATATATCAGTTATCAATTAGCGAGTTGGGCTAAAAAGAACAAAATAACATTATGCTTTATCCAGCCAGGTAATCCACAGCAAAATGCCTATATTGAACGTTTTAATCGGACTGTTCGCTATGATTGGCTAAGTCATTACATTTACCGTGATATTACTGAATTACAAGATAAAGCGACCCGCTGGTTGTGGACATATAATCATGAAAGACCTAATATGGGAATTGGTGGAATTACACCTATACAAAAACTTAAATTAATACAATTGCAAAATTCTACCCCTAGCTTCCATTAA
- a CDS encoding glycosyltransferase family 8 protein: MKYNYLIKNKLRLKLSSQKLNEQIDVVYCIDNNYSLAAGVSIHSLMKNNKDINISIHLFVLSLSEVNRTKFFDAISTNDHVSLTIYYINDEININKNNKTKLPLSASLRIITPEILKEECATIIYIDSDTLITKNLIDLLHINSFENTIISAVVDIESEKHAKRLVFPTRKYFNSGVMVINTKKWCDSNITKKALELLSDKNFLIPDQDVLNILLYNNIHYISCKYNVQFELSNYEKDGDVLNTESLIIHYLGVDKPWFRLFMTERYKKELEQTPWCKDKLKLVPNISRIRVYSKRIKNFSKIKSIKLLLLYFLCKIMV; the protein is encoded by the coding sequence ATGAAATACAACTATCTAATAAAAAATAAACTTAGACTTAAATTATCATCCCAAAAACTAAATGAGCAGATAGATGTAGTTTATTGCATTGATAATAATTATAGCCTCGCCGCTGGAGTTTCTATCCATTCATTAATGAAAAATAATAAAGATATTAATATATCTATCCACTTATTTGTTCTCTCTTTATCTGAGGTGAATAGAACCAAATTTTTTGATGCTATTAGTACAAACGATCATGTCTCTTTAACTATATATTATATAAATGATGAAATTAATATAAATAAAAATAATAAAACAAAACTACCTTTATCTGCATCATTACGAATAATTACACCAGAGATTTTAAAAGAAGAATGCGCAACAATAATATACATTGATAGTGATACTTTGATTACAAAAAACTTAATAGACTTATTACACATAAATAGCTTTGAGAATACTATCATTTCAGCTGTTGTTGATATAGAGTCAGAAAAACATGCCAAAAGACTTGTTTTCCCAACAAGAAAATATTTTAATTCTGGTGTTATGGTAATCAATACAAAAAAGTGGTGTGATAGTAATATTACTAAAAAAGCATTAGAACTTTTATCTGATAAAAATTTTTTAATTCCTGATCAAGATGTTTTAAATATCCTATTATATAATAATATCCATTATATTAGTTGTAAATATAACGTTCAATTTGAACTGAGTAATTATGAAAAAGATGGAGATGTTTTAAATACAGAGTCGCTAATAATACATTATCTTGGGGTAGATAAGCCATGGTTTCGGTTATTTATGACTGAAAGATATAAAAAAGAATTAGAGCAAACCCCTTGGTGCAAGGATAAATTAAAATTGGTACCGAATATAAGCCGAATCAGAGTATATTCAAAAAGAATAAAAAATTTTAGTAAAATTAAATCGATTAAATTATTGCTATTATATTTTCTTTGCAAGATTATGGTTTAA